A DNA window from Vigna angularis cultivar LongXiaoDou No.4 chromosome 1, ASM1680809v1, whole genome shotgun sequence contains the following coding sequences:
- the LOC108323935 gene encoding stress enhanced protein 2, chloroplastic isoform X2 codes for MASAATTRVTHCELRPARPAVRGREPGGPVQVTIPKPKAVEAEGTNANIVLQPRLCTLRSYGSDRFGVIKTPRDGGDDVSPFFAALSDYIESSKKSQDFEIISGRLAMMVFAGTVAMEVVTGNSVFRKMDIEGITEAGGVCLGAVTSAALFAWFSSARNRVGRIFSVSCNAFIDSVIDHIVDGLFYEGDPTDWPDQP; via the exons ATGGCATCTGCTGCTACTACGCGTGTGACTCACTGTGAGCTGCGGCCGGCGAGACCGGCGGTTCGGGGAAGAGAACCGGGCGGTCCGGTTCAGGTGACGATCCCCAAACCGAAAGCGGTGGAGGCAGAAGGCACGAACGCGAACATCGTCTTGCAGCCACGGTTGTGTACTCTGAGATCGTACGGTTCGGATCGATTTGGTGTCATCAAGACTCCCAGGGACGGTGGCGATGACGTCTCACCCTTCTTCGCCGCGCTTTCTGACTACATCGAGAGCTCTAAGAAGAGTCAAGATTTTGAGATCATCTCAGGTCGTCTGGCAATG ATGGTGTTTGCAGGAACAGTGGCAATGGAAGTGGTGACAGGAAACTCTGTGTTCAGAAAGATGGACATTGAAGGAATAACTGAAGCGGGTGGGGTGTGTTTGGGTGCTGTAACTTCTGCAGCCCTCTTTGCATGGTTCTCCAGTGCCCGAAACAGAGTCGGTCGAATCTTCTCTGTCAGCTGCAACGCATTCATCGACTCCGTAATTGACCATATCGTCGATGGTCTCTTCTATGAAGGGGACCCTACTGATTGGCCTGATCAACCCTGA
- the LOC108323935 gene encoding stress enhanced protein 2, chloroplastic isoform X1, which produces MASAATTRVTHCELRPARPAVRGREPGGPVQVTIPKPKAVEAEGTNANIVLQPRLCTLRSYGSDRFGVIKTPRDGGDDVSPFFAALSDYIESSKKSQDFEIISGRLAMVYTLSTQVGFEPTPFRIRTLIWRLRPTRPSQLMMVFAGTVAMEVVTGNSVFRKMDIEGITEAGGVCLGAVTSAALFAWFSSARNRVGRIFSVSCNAFIDSVIDHIVDGLFYEGDPTDWPDQP; this is translated from the exons ATGGCATCTGCTGCTACTACGCGTGTGACTCACTGTGAGCTGCGGCCGGCGAGACCGGCGGTTCGGGGAAGAGAACCGGGCGGTCCGGTTCAGGTGACGATCCCCAAACCGAAAGCGGTGGAGGCAGAAGGCACGAACGCGAACATCGTCTTGCAGCCACGGTTGTGTACTCTGAGATCGTACGGTTCGGATCGATTTGGTGTCATCAAGACTCCCAGGGACGGTGGCGATGACGTCTCACCCTTCTTCGCCGCGCTTTCTGACTACATCGAGAGCTCTAAGAAGAGTCAAGATTTTGAGATCATCTCAGGTCGTCTGGCAATGGTATATACACTTAGCACACAAG TGGGATTTGAACCCACGCCCTTTCGGATCAGAACCTTAATCTGGCGCCTTAGACCAACTCGGCCATCTCAACTAATG ATGGTGTTTGCAGGAACAGTGGCAATGGAAGTGGTGACAGGAAACTCTGTGTTCAGAAAGATGGACATTGAAGGAATAACTGAAGCGGGTGGGGTGTGTTTGGGTGCTGTAACTTCTGCAGCCCTCTTTGCATGGTTCTCCAGTGCCCGAAACAGAGTCGGTCGAATCTTCTCTGTCAGCTGCAACGCATTCATCGACTCCGTAATTGACCATATCGTCGATGGTCTCTTCTATGAAGGGGACCCTACTGATTGGCCTGATCAACCCTGA